A segment of the Populus nigra chromosome 12, ddPopNigr1.1, whole genome shotgun sequence genome:
ggtttcaactggtatttttgatatttttttatataaatgcttgtaaattttcttgcatgttgtaaaaaaatacaaaaaccaaagtcgacaagtctcctaatttttagggactgatgtcatttttaacgcgtctcctatttttagggaccgacgttaatcatttaaaaaaaacaaattaccaataaacccaaaatataatggattatatccattatttcttttggtaacccagacgtaactctcctttttagggataaatgtcaatattttagacgagtctcctaatttttagggactgatgtcatttttaacgtgtctcctatttttagggaccgacgttaatcatttaaaaaaattacaaataagcccaaaatataatcgcatttgaatcaaataaaaaacacacaagtaagggtaacctttcttttgaaaggatgttttaagggtggtgtctatcttcccttaatcataactaaccctgtacccgaatctctgggaccagtgtctaatttaggatttctagttccctcaaattactagatggcgactccaataaaatctttgttttcccccaattgaaaaaaaaaaaccctttttgttaaaataaacaaaaaaagcgggagccgtcgcccgacgtcgtgtatcgacaagcATCAACAGAAGAATTCAACCCTTTATTCTAGTATACACATTTAGAATATATTTGACAGTGTGATAacgattacttttcaaataatttttcgtgtcaaaatatatactaatgatgttttttattttttaaaaattatttttgacatcagcatatcaaaacgatccaaaacatataaatcatattaaatttttaaaaaagattaaaatttttaaaaacataatttccaCCCATTCccaaatgatttctaaaaaccaaacctaaaagaataataactaaATCTTAAAACTTAATTCATACTAAAGGTCTGGTTAGGTGCTATAGTGTCAGTGGGGTTTTCAAATAAGACCAAACAGGTCAAGTCCTAGTCTTTAACACTAAATTACCAAAATCATTAAGTGAAGCAGCAGTGGTGACACCAGGTCTAGTAGTGTTTGAGTTTCAGACAGAGGTTCCAGAGCCGTTGAGGAGGCGGAGATTGCAAGAGGATAGGAATTGAAAGAATCCCTTCGAGTCAACCATGGTGTTGGTGTTGCCTGCTGTCCAAATTGGGATACCACCAATGTAGTTGATggttaaagaagaagatgaacccATTTGAGAAAATCCTATGTAGAATGTGGTGATGACCATGTTTGGTTGGTTTGAAGCTGAAAGATTGGTGCCTGGTTGGATTGTTGTTCGTGCAATTGAGATAGTaaataagagagagaaacaaaagaaaagaggagattGTGGGGTTTCATGttctcttattttcttctttgtttaagttttgaaatttgTAAGTAGGATTTCTGCAAGATAGGCCTGTTATTGGGGGATTTCTGATTGTCATCTCTATGGAACAGAACAATAACAATACCAAGCATGACTCTTTATTTTAGTTTCCTTCTAACTTTTTTATCCTAAATGTCAGATGAATTTTGTAATCACCTGTATGCATAATTGAGAGAAATGGGGTGTTAATTTTGTATGCAGGAAATTAGATTAATTCTTGCTGCTATCCCATTGAAAGCTTagacagagaaagagagacaGGAAGTACAACACAGAATACCAAGGTAAAGCAAACCTACTACTATATTACCAAGCCATCTGGATAAATTATTAGCTGCGAGGGAAACAGAGCTAAAGCATGGACAGTTGTTTGACATTAATGGGGTAAACTTCACTTGTAAGGTTGGAATTATAAGCCTTGGTTGCTATTTGAATATTCACTGCTTCTGTTGGATGCAACCCATCAAAGAAGACATGGATGTTCCTGTCTTCACAGGCCTGCCCTTCTTTCTTGCATAGGATGCCATTTCCTCCTTCATTCAAGGACATCACTTCACAACAAGCACTGTTTGTGTCTTTGAATCCTGTTTCACAGAAATCCGCAAACTAATTCAAATACCTCCAGCTGATGAAGCTGATACTGTGCCTGTCATAATCATCTAGCAGCAGGTTATCGTGTTTGGTAATGAAGAAATTATGTACCTCTGGAGACgggattttttataatatctcTGATCATCTTGTAAGAATTGACAAAGACAACGTTAGAGCCAGGCATTTGTTCCTTGCTGACATCCACTAAAGACTTCAAGTGAGCATTGAAGAGGTGAGCTGCCTTGTTCAACCCTTCAATGCAGCCATTACGTGTCCGTCGGTTTGCCATGACCATAGGGCTGCACCCGATTGGATTAACAGCCATCAAGGCAAACTTGCGACCCCCTAAACTGTACAGTTTCTGCAGCAACAATGTATTGATTAAAGCTGTAAAACATGATCCTGCCATGAAAAAGTTAGACAAGATATTTGTTGAAAGTTCAAATTCATCCTGTAATTGAAATGGTAAACGGACACCAGGGCCTTGTTGCCCATAAAGGCTCTTGACCAATTAATGTCCTTTAAGGTGCATGGAACCCTGAGCATTGATGTGTGTCTGTCTCAAAAACTCAGGGCAAGAGTGAAATTTTCAGCTACAAGTCTTCTTCACAACCAAGGCAAAAATAGTTAATGCGAAGAACTAAAGTAGAAAGTTAGGTGTATACTGTGTAGCAATCCTTAAACAATTATTGAACGAAGAACACGAAGGgtgaaatttcaagaaaatgaaagaaaggaaaggtgaCCATGAGCAAAGTCATAGTTCAAGAAGAAGCACCAAGGCTTCTAGTCCAGAGGCAGAGGCAAGGTTTCCTTGCCTCTGTTACCTGGGTTTGAGTTTTAGCATGCATGTTTGTCATCCCTGCAGTGTTTTACCTGTCTACTgagcttgcagggtgttcaatGGATCCAGGGATTAGTTATAGTGCATATAAACTAACCCGGACATTccgggttaccaaaaaaaaaaaaaaagtaccaacatgttaaaatgatttttttaataaaaacatgataactTCATCCGAGTTTGGAATTGGACCTGCTGGAAGTTATTGCTTGagaatttctttattttccttctcatttttttatatttttttctacttagaTTAGAACCCTTAATTTAAtcttgatgtttttcttttatttaaattgttttatagaCTATTTCTTTCCTCTGGATTATGGAATTAAaacttttcataaaatattagagtttttctgtctatttttctataatttcagAATATAAAGAGTTTAATAaccatagtttttatttttatccatgcTATACTTGAGTCAAAAGTAGAGAGACAATAAAAACtacgagaaaaagaaaaagaaaaaggaaatcttGTACATATTGGTGTTCTATATAATTGGAAGACCAGCAGGAAGTGACGAACtgtgaatttaaatttaaatgcagATCAAAATGTCCATAGTTTTCTAGCTGAAGATAAGAAATTGATCAATGCACCTGAAGTTGCCCCGACAGTTTCCTTGTCAGGTTGGCAGTGAAGGCTTCAAGACTGACATTTGCATTGGATTGTCTCAGGAAGTAGTTGAATGAGTAATCATTCCCTCCAGTTCCCATAACAAACAAATACTTCGGAAGTAACTCTCTTCTTTGGAATCCCATTTCAGCTTCTAAAACTGGCAGTGTGACCTCCTCAAAATTCCTGATTTGTTGATTTAAGCTGATAACATTGCCCTGAATGCAAGTCATTAAGCGTTTAAGCCACATTCATGCAGTAAGCTTATCATTTTATGATCGATAGAAGCTAATGTATATGTATTACATGTACAAGAAGGAGGAAATGATagcataagaa
Coding sequences within it:
- the LOC133668931 gene encoding GDSL esterase/lipase At1g29670-like; translation: MASQIINSRLLLLTIPILACVFPCSCYARATDKNGARIRGMFVFGSSLVDNGNNNFLKNSIAKADFLPYGIDFPSGPSGRFTNGKNVIDLLCDQLKLPLVPAFTDPSTKGTKIIHGVSYASGASGILDDTGLLAGNVISLNQQIRNFEEVTLPVLEAEMGFQRRELLPKYLFVMGTGGNDYSFNYFLRQSNANVSLEAFTANLTRKLSGQLQKLYSLGGRKFALMAVNPIGCSPMVMANRRTRNGCIEGLNKAAHLFNAHLKSLVDVSKEQMPGSNVVFVNSYKMIRDIIKNPVSRGFKDTNSACCEVMSLNEGGNGILCKKEGQACEDRNIHVFFDGLHPTEAVNIQIATKAYNSNLTSEVYPINVKQLSML